One window of Mediterraneibacter gnavus ATCC 29149 genomic DNA carries:
- a CDS encoding recombinase family protein: MNRAAFAIHHNKIKTAPAPTETVYISEDMRLKSTNIVSSSGQSRKRNICFALAVIFVPILNIFYKRRVMQMPEKILRCAIYIRVSTFEQSVHGKSLQAQKECLEQYATDNNMSIVGVYADEGKTARKELKKRKAIHALVEDVKRDKIDVIIFWRLDRWFRNLSDFYKVQDVLDEHGVRWISVSEPGINMETRDGRLQLNVVLSIGQNEVDTTSERIKFVNEASIRQKKLIFGDANMPFGYKTGVVDGKKCMVKDSETEHMVEDFFEYFRNHNSKKGAIRYMQETYGIDFSYGMLRTMLSSEFYKGTYRGYPYCPAYLSEKEWDEMQTISKRNIKNTPSGRIYLFTGLMRCPVCGQKLVGTGCSSIINRKTGEKRTYCYYRCNRALIDHICTYRHRVSQNLIEKYLLENLEREYEKYKVRTNQISEELKKQKKAKDPKKLRKEMERLNLLFQKGRISFEYYDTEYNRLEEEYVHSSNPCQQKEEARNTRYIEELLQTDFRQMYNSLSLENRRSFWRSTIQEIYLNDDNTIKAVDFL, translated from the coding sequence ATGAACCGTGCGGCATTTGCCATCCACCACAATAAAATAAAAACCGCCCCTGCGCCAACAGAGACGGTATACATATCCGAAGATATGCGATTGAAATCCACGAATATTGTATCATCTTCGGGGCAGTCACGCAAGCGGAACATATGTTTTGCGCTGGCTGTTATTTTTGTACCAATTTTAAATATATTTTACAAAAGGAGAGTGATGCAAATGCCAGAAAAAATACTGCGGTGTGCCATATACATCCGCGTCTCCACATTTGAGCAGAGCGTACATGGCAAGTCTCTGCAAGCACAGAAAGAATGCCTGGAGCAATACGCAACAGACAACAATATGTCTATAGTAGGTGTCTATGCGGACGAGGGAAAGACTGCCAGAAAAGAATTGAAGAAAAGAAAAGCCATACACGCTCTTGTAGAGGACGTAAAAAGGGATAAAATTGATGTGATAATTTTCTGGAGACTCGACAGATGGTTTCGAAATCTGTCAGATTTCTATAAGGTCCAGGATGTACTTGATGAGCATGGAGTGCGTTGGATCTCGGTTTCCGAGCCAGGAATAAACATGGAGACCAGAGACGGACGATTGCAGTTAAATGTAGTGCTGTCGATCGGTCAAAACGAAGTAGACACCACATCCGAGCGAATTAAATTTGTGAATGAAGCATCTATAAGACAGAAAAAGCTAATATTTGGAGATGCAAATATGCCTTTTGGTTATAAAACAGGTGTTGTAGATGGAAAGAAATGCATGGTTAAAGATTCGGAAACAGAACACATGGTGGAAGATTTTTTTGAATATTTTAGAAATCATAACTCCAAGAAGGGCGCTATCCGGTACATGCAGGAAACCTATGGAATTGATTTTAGCTATGGCATGTTACGGACGATGTTATCCAGCGAATTTTATAAAGGGACGTACAGAGGATACCCTTATTGTCCAGCATACCTGTCAGAAAAAGAATGGGATGAGATGCAAACTATATCGAAAAGAAATATTAAAAACACGCCGTCTGGTAGAATATACCTATTTACAGGTTTGATGCGCTGTCCTGTGTGCGGACAGAAATTAGTTGGCACCGGATGCTCATCAATTATCAACCGTAAAACCGGAGAAAAAAGAACATACTGCTACTACCGTTGCAACAGAGCGCTTATTGATCATATTTGCACGTATAGGCATAGGGTAAGCCAGAACCTTATCGAAAAATATCTGCTCGAAAATCTTGAAAGAGAGTACGAAAAGTATAAGGTCCGCACCAACCAGATCAGCGAAGAGTTAAAAAAGCAAAAGAAAGCGAAAGATCCGAAAAAGCTTAGAAAAGAAATGGAACGATTAAATTTGTTATTTCAAAAGGGGCGGATCTCTTTTGAATATTACGATACGGAATACAACCGGCTCGAAGAAGAATACGTGCATTCTTCCAACCCATGCCAACAAAAAGAAGAAGCTCGCAATACACGATACATAGAAGAATTGCTGCAAACTGATTTTCGGCAGATGTACAACTCTCTTTCGCTCGAAAACAGGCGTTCTTTTTGGCGATCCACAATACAGGAGATTTACCTAAATGATGACAATACGATTAAAGCTGTAGATTTTTTATAA
- a CDS encoding DUF4236 domain-containing protein: MGFRFRKSFKIAPGIKFNLNKNSHSFTFGGKGIHYTVNSDGKRTKSFGIPGSGLYYTETKNGKTKEKKGKTMSKASNKSGGGCLSVIALLIMLSIALVVYSFLWIPAIPALIYCVVSKKFRPYRIRNTVICSIVFATSLIIFIWLGSPSELNSISAEWGKEEFNIGDVTEVKITPSPSDAKIESLELSENNIADLEYKDGKAVITFTGSGNASLFFTANGEIKSSSKTITVIDPEEEARIKAEEEERIRLEQEAQAAEQARIEQEQAAAAEQERIAQEQAAAQAAQEQAAQQSQDDPIVYITNTGAKYHSAGCRTLKSKIEKHLSEVRGVYEPCGICHPPQ; encoded by the coding sequence ATGGGATTTCGTTTCAGAAAAAGTTTTAAAATTGCTCCCGGTATAAAGTTTAATCTTAACAAGAATAGCCATAGCTTCACGTTTGGTGGAAAAGGAATTCACTACACTGTTAATTCTGATGGAAAACGGACAAAAAGCTTTGGAATTCCAGGGAGCGGACTGTATTACACAGAAACCAAAAACGGAAAAACTAAAGAAAAAAAGGGGAAAACAATGAGTAAAGCATCGAATAAGAGTGGTGGTGGATGCCTTAGTGTTATTGCATTGCTGATAATGCTCTCTATTGCACTTGTAGTGTATTCTTTTTTATGGATACCAGCGATACCGGCATTGATATACTGTGTTGTATCCAAAAAATTCCGGCCATACAGGATCAGGAATACTGTGATATGCTCGATTGTGTTTGCAACATCTCTAATTATCTTTATATGGCTTGGATCTCCGTCTGAATTGAACTCTATATCTGCAGAGTGGGGGAAAGAAGAATTTAATATCGGAGATGTAACGGAGGTGAAAATTACTCCAAGCCCGTCGGACGCAAAAATCGAAAGCTTGGAATTATCCGAAAATAATATCGCAGATCTCGAATATAAGGACGGAAAAGCCGTCATTACATTTACGGGTTCTGGGAATGCATCACTATTTTTTACGGCGAATGGAGAAATTAAAAGCAGTTCGAAAACTATTACCGTTATAGATCCGGAAGAAGAAGCGAGAATAAAAGCCGAGGAAGAAGAACGGATTAGGTTGGAACAGGAAGCTCAAGCAGCTGAACAGGCGCGTATCGAGCAAGAACAGGCTGCGGCTGCTGAACAGGAAAGGATTGCACAAGAGCAAGCTGCAGCGCAAGCAGCACAAGAGCAGGCTGCACAGCAAAGCCAAGATGACCCCATCGTGTATATAACAAACACTGGGGCAAAGTATCATAGCGCTGGATGCAGAACTTTGAAATCTAAGATAGAAAAACATCTGTCTGAGGTACGCGGAGTTTATGAACCGTGCGGCATTTGCCATCCACCACAATAA
- a CDS encoding helix-turn-helix domain-containing protein, giving the protein MHDKNLSTRQVSIATGISKSTINRIANGKISPTADTLELLAKGLKVRISDLIDSPYQ; this is encoded by the coding sequence ATGCACGATAAAAACCTATCTACTCGGCAAGTATCCATTGCAACTGGAATATCAAAATCAACGATTAACCGCATTGCAAATGGTAAAATATCGCCGACAGCTGACACGCTGGAATTGCTTGCCAAGGGCTTAAAAGTCCGAATTTCCGACCTTATCGACTCTCCATATCAATAA
- a CDS encoding helix-turn-helix domain-containing protein, whose translation MNERIKELRKTIGITQQELADKLGLKRNTIATYEIGKAIPSDRVISDLCNKYSVNEEWLRSGNGEMFKQPSDEVGHYVEDLLEYDGVGNPFYDIIIEMMKKYQEMDEKSKLVIREYFKSVGSGLNKKGED comes from the coding sequence ATGAATGAGCGCATAAAAGAGCTGCGCAAGACAATAGGAATAACGCAGCAAGAACTTGCTGATAAACTTGGATTAAAAAGAAATACGATTGCTACATATGAAATAGGAAAAGCAATTCCGAGTGATAGAGTTATTTCTGATTTATGCAATAAATACAGCGTGAACGAAGAGTGGTTAAGATCCGGAAATGGAGAAATGTTTAAACAGCCATCTGATGAAGTAGGCCACTACGTAGAAGACTTGCTTGAATACGACGGCGTCGGAAATCCTTTTTACGATATTATTATAGAAATGATGAAGAAATATCAGGAAATGGATGAGAAGTCAAAACTTGTTATAAGAGAGTATTTTAAAAGCGTAGGATCTGGATTGAATAAAAAAGGGGAAGACTAA